Part of the Benincasa hispida cultivar B227 chromosome 11, ASM972705v1, whole genome shotgun sequence genome, ttttgaaatacCATATCTTTGTGcgattggtgcacttatgtatcttgctaataatacaagaccagatattgcattttcagtaagtttattaattagatatagttcttctccaacaaaaagacattggaatgtaattaagcatatactccgttatctcccAGGAACAATTGATATGGGTTTATTGtatccaaataaattaattttttatctagttggttatacagattctggatatttatatgatccacacaaagttagatctcaaacaggttatctattcacatatgGAGGAACTATTATATAATGGTGATCaatgaaacagaccataacagtcacttcctcaaatcatgttgaaatccTTGCAATTCATAAAGTGAATCGATAATGTGTATGGCTAATATCAACGACTCAGCATATTCGTGGAACATGTGGCTTATCTTCTAGTAAaattcttccaacaatattatataaagacaacacaacatgcattacccaaatcaaagaaggatatattaaatgagatagaagaaaatatatttcaccaaaacttttctacactcatgatctcgAAAAAAATGACAACATCACTGTacaaaaattttgtttgaagGATAACCTGACCGACTTATTTACAGAGGCATTACCTACCGCAACCTTTGAAAAGTTGATACACAACATTAGAATGCGACGACTcaaagatctcaagtgatgttccTATGAGGGGGACCAAACATATTGTATActtttaggagtataaattatatgaaatatatactctttttccttcactatgatttttttcccattggatTTTTTCTAGTAATGTTTTAATGAGGCATATTTCACACATATATAGGTATCTAAGgggaagtattataaatatgtcaAATTGGGTGTAATTAAATACCCAAGCCATGTGTCACTTTACCCATATGTCTAATACCTACACATTATTGGTGTCCATAATAAGCCACCTTCTACCTGTcattttgcctataaatagaggcatTTGGTGGAGCTTGAGAGAATACACATACATTGGTGATCaatctaaaaaaattgaaaaaagtggataaattcatcttttgttatttatttattttatatattattattatattatattttctccatatctgtATTTTTGTTGTGTAttattgtgctcctcaattttataacaatttaatcattCTACTCGGTGAAGTATAgatttttaatcacattatttCATAACAAATGAGTTCATGCATCATTAGACGTGATTATccgaatttaaaaattatatagcTAAAAGACAAATTTTATGTTCTCATTGACGGTTGGGAGGCAAAGACCAAACAATTAGGGTTACTCCCACAATATTATTCTTTCTtaacacaaaatatatattcatactAAActgttattttttgttttcttattaaactataatggGGATAGGGAGCTTGAACTAGGAGTGTTCAAAAAACCTGGTAACCCGACCAACTCGGACTATCCAGGATTGGGTTgagttagattttattttaaactcgGGTTAGGTCTAGTTTATCCCAATTGGGGTCGGGTCAAACCGGCCCAacccgaatatatatatatatatatatatatatatttaaagtttaaaaaaaaaaatagaaccaGTGACCCAACTCGGCCCAACtcgaaaattttgggttgggttgggttgggttgggttgaccctccaaaaaaaaactaataaggTTCATTATTAGCGAatcgaatttttgggttggtccacaaTAATCTTCCAATCCGGTCCAACCTggactatgtacacccctagCTTGAACTATAGACTTATTCTCACAAAGTAAAAAAAGTTTGAagagaaaataacaaaaatatgaaattaaaaacGTGATATTCTGATCCCATTttgtaaccatttagtttttgaaaaataagtctatttcatctccatttcttacaatgacttgtatttttagtacaatagttgaattcttagccaaattccaaaagtaaaaacaaccttttgaaaCCTACTTTTTtaatctcaaaatttggcttgattttctaaaatattggtaaaaagtagatgacaaatgaagaaatctgaaggtgaaagtaatgtttataaacttaattttaaaaaataaaatgattatcaaacggagTTTATATTATTCATGAAAGCTCatcatatatatacttttttttagttcaagaaTATATAGGTGGTGGATTAGAACGTTTGACTATTGGTTATTGATATATGCCTTATTTATCCTAGAACTTGAATAACTATAGTCTTTGTCTTAAACTTGAACGGGCGTTGCATTCTTCATTTAGataaatattgtaatttttacattaaactttttataaaagTCAAGTTTTACTTTCGTATATATTTTCGTTTGAAGAAGTCTTTATAAAAATCGTCCTCATACGCATCTAACGAGTTAGAAAGCATAAGTTTGACACAAAAATGATggaatattaaagaaaaaaagaagatagaGTTGGTATTgttaaaatttgagaattttgaaaATGTAATTCACCAAAGTAATTAGgcctaatttatattaaaatctGTAACTTTGGGTAGATCTCACCTTACTTTTGGAGCAAATGGTATAACTTAAAAGATCAAGGACATATTTAGaagtgatttaaaaaaaaattaaatcactATTGTCATTTTCAAGATCACTCCAAAATAAgtctttaattttcaaacttgATTTAACATTTAatcttatatttttatatacaattttcatatcattaaaattggttttaaatacttaaagtttttaataaatgagaaaattgatatttgtttctcaataaattatttaataaaagatcATGCCACACTTCTCCAAAGTCTCAATCAATCAAGAATGTATATTTTATTATGCTTATGAACATGtgaattgtaaattttgtgaCTGCAAGAAGTCCACATGCCAAAAGGGTGTTTTTAAATCTAACTTTCtaaaatatctaaaataatacttgtttttaaatttttttttaataaaaaaataattgttttaaatatgtGATGGTGGAGTAAAAGCAAAAGGTATCCATTATTACATGTGTAGTTAAAAATAAAGTAGAAAATGGTGGTCACATCTATGTCTGTTGTGAAAGGGTTTGGTTGGTCCCTCTCTTTCAATGATCAAGCATCTACCTTTCACTTATTACAAAAGTGTCAGATTTCCACCCATAATCATCTCACCATAGCAAATACAAGAATCAAGAGATTGGAATTCTACACTTTTTAACTCGAGAATTCTTTTAATGGGTATATTATTTTAATGGACTACTATAATATTATTACCTTAAAAGTACAAAATTACTCTCATATCCTTTagaagttagaatttagtctaAAATCTCACAAATAATCcttataatttgattttatcaaatcataggaACACTAAATTCTAACTTCTTCCAAATCATGGGTgttaaatttacaatttaacttACTATTATATTTGAACATAAATAATACGGTAATTGTTTTGAATGATAAAATTGATAGACCGTgctctatcactaataaatagtgtcattttgctatatttataaagaaGTTGGCttgttttcctttcttttaaaaACAACTCTAAATAAAAGTGAGGTTGGGAGTGGTTTCTATTtgtcattttcctttatttgaaaaaaGCTCTAACATTTGATAAAACAAAAAGTACTTTTTAGTTTAAGATATGtttgaaagtgatttttaaatgtttaaaatcactcttaaacatatttttagaCGTTAAAAAAATTGCTttaacaattgattttttttttttttcctttttggtaaAAGGAACATAAAATTTGTTTTGACATTTGATTATCACTTTTAAATATGACTTTCATATCATACCATCAAAATTCAAATGAGTTTAAAtatgacaaaaatgattttaactatCTCCCAAACGTATTCGCAGGTATTTCTCTAACAAGCTATTGGACCCAAAGAAGCATTACAGGCTAATGCTTATCAATTTCTTTCAAAGcactttgaaatcactccaggTCAAAAGCACAAATAAGTAGGGGGTAGACTTGATAGAATTTAACAGTGTTGAACAAATGGAGTACTCAATGACAACTCTAGCAAAAATAAGCTGTTCAAGAATTTACAACTAGCTAACCATTTCATCTCTTTTTAAGAGGTGTAATAAGAGTGGCAAAATATGGGGACACCATTGACAAACTTTGACCTAACTGCAACCAAAAAGAATGCAAATTTTTGTTCCTAAAAAAATGATGTGTTTGTACAATATAACCAGCTACCTACCTTGCAGTAGGTCGAGCAATGGATTCGTCAAACGACACATAGTTTTCATTTCCACACAAATCAAGAGATCCCATATTCATAGAATGGACTGAGTTTCTAGACATGTCATCAGAGTTACCTTCTCTAGTTGCAGTAGCTTCCCtttcaatcaaaattgaatcCTGTATCTCCTTCAGCACTTCAGATATGGACGGCCTCAGGTGCCCATGTGGCTGGACACACATCAACGCTTTCTCTGCGATTTTCCACATCGATTGAATATCATATTCATTGTGCAGTGATGGATCGATGATCCCTTGAATGTCCCCACTCTCAATGTGTAATTTCGCCTGTGCATTATGATCAATCAATGAGCGCCATtcataattcaaattatatttcATGAGCATATAGCACAGATGGGGGATAGGATAAAAATTTCTCTTTCCTTCTCATTAACAGAATCTAAAGATTTCTTATAGTAAAGAATTTAAATCTGACTTATTGGCTAAGTACCATAATATGTTGTAGTTTGTACTTTTGTTAAAGGAATCTAGACTCACCCATTGAACGATGTTGCGGCAATTAACACCAAAGTTAACATTAGATATAGCTTCTTGACCAGATATCAACTCGAGAAGAATAACGCCAAAGCTATATACATCGCTCTTGTCTGTTAACTGCTGAGAGATATAATACCTGATAGTAAAATAATGAAACAAGAAAAGCACGTTACGATAATTTTTAGCAACCAACTAGAAACAATATTAATTAGGTGAGTGATAGATAACGACCACAATACCAAAAAGGATTATTCAGAATTACGTTTGCTCAAAAGGATCCAGAAGTTTGTAGTGGTATGTTGacagtgtgtgtgtgtgtatattttctatatatattatagccATATAACTTTACCTcaggaaatatatataaattctcaaGAAAAGGGGAAGAAACTTACTCTGGATCTAAATATCCTACAGTTCCCCGAACGATGCTGGAAACGTGGGAGACCCCATCCACTGCAAGCTTCGAAAGACCAAAGTCTGAAACCTTTGCTTTCATGTGCCTATCAAGAAGAATATTACTGCTTTTCAAGTCCCTATGAATAATTGCTGGAATACAGCCTGTGTGAAGGTATTCGATCCCTGAAAACATAACAAGCAGAATGTGTTCAGGAAAATATTCAAGGAAGATTCTTCCATACACGGGGCAAAACAAGATGCACATAGCTTTTATTCAAACCTCTAGCAGCATCTTCAGCAATCTCGAGGCGCTTTATCCAACTGATAGTTTTTTCCCGTGTTAGTGGACCTGTGTACACAAACAAGAAGCTAATTGCCTTCAGAACCTGCATTTTTCTCTGCAAAAATAACATGTGGGCTTACCATAAAGATGTTCTTTGAGAGTTCCATTATGCATGAACTCATACACAAGCATACTTCTGTCTTGTTCTTGGCTATATCCCAGAAATTGTACAAGATTTCTGTGATGAATTCTTGAAAGAAGAGTCACCTTCATAACCAATTGTCATCCATCAGccacaaatatcaatttctaATGTGATTAGGATTTACCTAGTACCAATCCACTCAATgcaacaaaataaaaaagggaGTAGACGAATAAAAGTTCAATTTGTCCATGTTGAGAGTGAAAAGTTACACATGGGATGATTTTATTTGCATGAacattttcttctaattttgaACTCTACAGCTCTGCAAtgtattctctctctctctctctctctctctctctctctctctctcatgtCCATTGTCGGTGCATTGCATTATGATAAAAGTATATAGATGAAGAACAGCTGATTATATTTGATTTAGACGGGAAAGGATAGGAGCACAATGGCCAAACAATCCAAAAGGTCAGGTGCTCTCAACACCAGACCTTTTGGATCCCTCTCTTGGCTCCCTCTCTCGTCCCTTATGAAGACCAAGGACTGATTAAGCATTCTCCTGGACAGTTTTACTCGAATGATTAGCTTGCCTTCTCCCTACACTTAAGAGCCACCAGTATATCCTTGTATATACAAATTGAACGTGTGGATGCTTATGCTTCTATCTATACCTACAGCCAAAACTTTCACCTTGTCCAAGGTGGAAAATAGGAAGGTGTTAGTTTCACAATTCAAGGTTCTCCCATGATGATGATGCTAACCTTTCCCACTGTACAAGGACCACTAAATCTTGAGAATTATGATCAGGCACAAGATGAACTCCTAACATAGCCTCCACAACAAGTTGAGATCCGACTTATGACTCAGCAGCAGACATAAAGGGCTAGGCTGAAAACCAGACCTTTCTTGCTGGTTTAAGTTGTgaaatattaaagatatagaAGTGAAAGAAGCAAGCTTCTCATTAACCCAAGGATAGCTATAATGTCCTGCAGTTCTTTGTAATGTTGTAAGGTTTGTTTAATTCTTTGCGCAGCTTCGTAATGTTCTTCACCAACGATTTGAGGTAATCAGTTGATAGGGATTATTGCTTGTGGCCTGCTAAACAAATGGAAACCAACTCCCTCGCCTTAAACTTCATGTCCCTCTAGTGCTCTGCCCATCAGAAGATCTCGCTCAATTTAACTGGAATTTCAAGTCATCAAGGATAAATGAGTTTCCATGCTCCTTTCCTTGAAAATTTTTTAGGTTGGGGCAGGGTCAAGGTAAATTCCGATCCCTAACCCAGGAAGGGTAAAAAAAGATTGGGAGAATTGTTTTCCATTCCcaacttcaattttttaaataatgacgCAGAGCCTTGTAGACACCTAATCGATTTTCCACCCCTAACCCCTTCTCACGTCTACATTAGAATTAAGCATCCATCAATGCCTAGTGTGCCCTCACAAAGATTGACGTGACCGTATCCTTTTCATTTCACCCTTCTCACCTGCTAGCTAGCATGTCCTACCACACCACCAGAGCCATCGGGTCAGGTCATTGTCGTCACTCAAACTACTGGACCAAGACTATGCCCCACAAGCATTTACTCTATATACCTTCATTCAATACACAAACCCTGGTCCTAAACTCCACTGACTAGACCCTAACCGCAGTCATAACTTGAGAAGCTCACAAGATGGTCATTGTACCAAATTAGGGATATTAGGCACTGCTTCCacgactatttcatactaacaCCAATATTTTTTAACACCCACTTCTTATTTGAGAGCTAAGAAACTTTCATATGACATCCCTTTTTGTGAAGTAGGGCATCATGTGATGAGCACCATTTAGCATATTGGCCATGTTTGAGTTGGACATCGACTATTACTCCACTGGTACTAGCCAAGTAAAGAATCTCCAGTCTAGCTTAGGATCTTCAATTTCATCTTCACCTCTTTGATCATGTAACTAACCATAAGGAACTGCTAAACCTGAGAAATATTGATTCTGTCAGATTACAGCAACTCCTGCCTTTCTCACAATTGAGTCGCCATAGTGACCTCTTTCTTGAGTCCACTCTCATAAACAATTCCCCACACTTGCCTCTCTTTAGTAAACTCATTTGATGACCCAACTTTTCCACTTTACACCTGATTGACTGTCTTACCCTTCCTAGGATTGTTTTTGTGTAAAGGTGTTCAAAATTTTCCAAGTCGTTTTGCTGTCATAGTAGCTGATTCATTCCTTCTAGTAATGCAGTATGTTTTTCTCTACTGTTACCACATCCAATCCTGAGTCTAATTCTCTAGCTTCTTCCGAGATAGAACTCTAAATTGATTAGAATTCAagattaaaaaagtaaaaataaataaataaagcatacTTTGATTCAATAGGGGAAGACACAAAATCGCAAAATTTTCAGGATTTGTTTTCTCCCACGTTTGAAGGTTTGTTTTATCTTTTCCCGACAACCTACACTCCCTAGACTCTTTCTCTCATTCCTTATAGCACTAGTAGTAGACCCCACTAAAACTTCTCCCAAATGGTTGTGCACAAATATTTAGCTTAACCTTGCCCCAACATCTTATAGCTCATCAGCCACAAGACTCGCAATTTAGTCAGCCCCACATGATCCTCTCCATGCATGTGTTTTCTACCACATTATtgacataaaagaaaaagaacaaaatgatATAAGAAAGTATTATGGAACTGGCCAACACAACCCATACTGCGCCATACATTAAAGTATCTTTGAACGGAAAATACTGAATAGAATAGAAGATCAGTTATACGAATATTACCTCATTTGCAAATTCTCGCCTTCCCTGGAAGGAATTACTAGTCAAAACTTTAACTGCAATTTCTTTTCCATCATTTAATTTCCCGTAGTATACAACACCAAAACCTCCAGAcccaatttttctttcaaaatcttTCGTTGCTTCTACAATTTCATTAACACTGAAGCAATGTGCGGTTTCCTTGGGGGCATCACCCTTTGAAGAGGCAAATCTTTGTACAGCCAAGGATCCTTCAAGTAGATCtggtaaattaattttgattaaaaagatAACCATGTCAAATCAACTCATGATCTTGAAAGGGAAAGGTTTCTGCATGTACCTTGTTCATGatatctttttcttcctttatgCAAGAAATAGCAAGATACCACAGTAGCCAACAGCAGGACAACAGCACCAATTACTGAACCCACAATGATATAAACGTGGTTCTTTTTTCCCCCTTCGTGAAGATTAATATTCCTAGAGTAGCTGTAAATGAACGAGAGCACATAGTGAAGGCAAGTATCGAGAGTAATGAACTTGCccaaaaactaaaatagttgGAGGTTATACAAAGGGTAAGGATTTAGCCATTTGGATAAATAACTACGACCATATATTGCAGACTAGGAATAATTTACTATCTGAAACAAAGTAAATTCACATAtagatatttatttatcatataTTTCTACTATTTCCACAGACAACATTTCAGCATAACATACAAGAATTCACCTGAAAAAAACAATATGCAGGTAGGTAGAATCTCTTTTCAAGGAAAGCAAATGGTTTCAAATATTagcacaatatatatatatacacaaacaGACATATAAACCAAGTATCGAAACTGATACTCACTCAAAGACTAGGTTTTTATTGAGAAGACCAGAGGGCACTGTTCCAGATAGCATGTTATTCTGCACATACCTACAAACATCAGATACATGAAATATGTCAGACAGCTCACTTGGAAAATGGATTTACAAATGTAAACTCTGTCAAATATTACAAAGAAGACAACTCAAATATATAGCAAAAAATCCTTGACATTTGCGTCAATATTCATTCTGGAATACAGAATGCAACGCCATTATCCATGATACTTACAGCTCACGTAAATTTGGTAGATTTGCTAAAGAGGAAGGCAGCTCTCCTGTCAACTGGTTGTTCTCAAGATGGCTAAAAAAGCAAAGATCTCTCAGTCAGCTTAAAAAACCTTCAACAGATTATGAGATAGAAATGAAGTCATTAGAGATTACAGGATTTTCAAGTCCACGCATCCAGTAAAATCGGGAATAGGACCAACAAATGAATTTCCATCAAGCCATCTGCATAGAAGCCAAAAACAGAGGGTGAAATCAAAAGACACAACAGCCTTTATGGATGTAGAATGGAAAAAAAGACCATTGGACAACCAAGAAAAAAGTTAAATGTAAAATGGAACTTACAATTCAACTAAACCGCTCAACTTTGCAAGGTCTGTAGGGATGTTCCCCGTCAAATTCTTTTTGGACAATGAACTAACAAAGTGCCAAAGGTAGATAGAGTAACTAGAATGATCAAATATACGTAAGCATAAATAGGCTTGAAAAATGGCAGCAATAGTAACAACTTTTACATTTTAACTATTCTTGGCCGTGGATCAGAGTTACATTGCAGCCATGACCAAGGAACTGGCATGCATGGATCACCACCTTCATCCCAATCTgaagatgaaaattttgaaattacacTAGCAATAACTGCTCCTGAAGTTCACATGTTCCAATATCAAACATAATAGATCAGCCAAGATAAATGTTAATACATTATAGGACATAAACGATAAATATATAACATTCAAgagtttaaatttaaaatcaatttgaatttaGGTTTACCATCTAGAGAACCATCACTTTTTTCAAGATATTTGTTAATCTCCATAGCATTTAACAGAGGTCCAAATGAAGAATCTGATGTTTTCCCAA contains:
- the LOC120090470 gene encoding probable LRR receptor-like serine/threonine-protein kinase At1g67720 isoform X1 translates to MDAKLLLLLLLFLFDVSFAQMPGFVSLDCGGQESFTDDIGLEWVPDTQVLFGEAINISVANETRKQYMTLRHFPADSRKYCYALNVTTRTRYLLRTTFLYGNFDNNNVYPKFDISLGATHWSTIVISDANTIEVRELIFLASTPTVSICLSNATTGQPFISTLELRQFNGSIYYTEFEDRFYLRVSARINFGADSEAPVRYPDDPFDRIWESDSVRKANYLVDVAAGTEKVSTKLPIDVDRDERPPQKVMQTAVVGRNGSLTYRLNLDGFPGFGWAVTYFAEIEDLGPSDTRKFRLVLPGMPDISKPVVNIEENAQGKFRLYEPGFTNLTLPFVLSFRFGKTSDSSFGPLLNAMEINKYLEKSDGSLDGAVIASVISKFSSSDWDEGGDPCMPVPWSWLQCNSDPRPRIVKISLSKKNLTGNIPTDLAKLSGLVELWLDGNSFVGPIPDFTGCVDLKILHLENNQLTGELPSSLANLPNLRELYVQNNMLSGTVPSGLLNKNLVFDYSRNINLHEGGKKNHVYIIVGSVIGAVVLLLATVVSCYFLHKGRKRYHEQDLLEGSLAVQRFASSKGDAPKETAHCFSVNEIVEATKDFERKIGSGGFGVVYYGKLNDGKEIAVKVLTSNSFQGRREFANEVTLLSRIHHRNLVQFLGYSQEQDRSMLVYEFMHNGTLKEHLYGPLTREKTISWIKRLEIAEDAARGIEYLHTGCIPAIIHRDLKSSNILLDRHMKAKVSDFGLSKLAVDGVSHVSSIVRGTVGYLDPEYYISQQLTDKSDVYSFGVILLELISGQEAISNVNFGVNCRNIVQWAKLHIESGDIQGIIDPSLHNEYDIQSMWKIAEKALMCVQPHGHLRPSISEVLKEIQDSILIEREATATREGNSDDMSRNSVHSMNMGSLDLCGNENYVSFDESIARPTAR
- the LOC120090470 gene encoding probable LRR receptor-like serine/threonine-protein kinase At1g67720 isoform X2 — its product is MDAKLLLLLLLFLFDVSFAQMPGFVSLDCGGQESFTDDIGLEWVPDTQVLFGEAINISVANETRKQYMTLRHFPADSRKYCYALNVTTRTRYLLRTTFLYGNFDNNNVYPKFDISLGATHWSTIVISDANTIEVRELIFLASTPTVSICLSNATTGQPFISTLELRQFNGSIYYTEFEDRFYLRVSARINFGADSEAPVRYPDDPFDRIWESDSVRKANYLVDVAAGTEKVSTKLPIDVDRDERPPQKVMQTAVVGRNGSLTYRLNLDGFPGFGWAVTYFAEIEDLGPSDTRKFRLVLPGMPDISKPVVNIEENAQGKFRLYEPGFTNLTLPFVLSFRFGKTSDSSFGPLLNAMEINKYLEKSDGSLDGAVIASVISKFSSSDWDEGGDPCMPVPWSWLQCNSDPRPRIVKISLSKKNLTGNIPTDLAKLSGLVELWLDGNSFVGPIPDFTGCVDLKILHLENNQLTGELPSSLANLPNLRELYVQNNMLSGTVPSGLLNKNLVFDYSRNINLHEGGKKNHVYIIVGSVIGAVVLLLATVVSCYFLHKGRKRYHEQGSLAVQRFASSKGDAPKETAHCFSVNEIVEATKDFERKIGSGGFGVVYYGKLNDGKEIAVKVLTSNSFQGRREFANEVTLLSRIHHRNLVQFLGYSQEQDRSMLVYEFMHNGTLKEHLYGPLTREKTISWIKRLEIAEDAARGIEYLHTGCIPAIIHRDLKSSNILLDRHMKAKVSDFGLSKLAVDGVSHVSSIVRGTVGYLDPEYYISQQLTDKSDVYSFGVILLELISGQEAISNVNFGVNCRNIVQWAKLHIESGDIQGIIDPSLHNEYDIQSMWKIAEKALMCVQPHGHLRPSISEVLKEIQDSILIEREATATREGNSDDMSRNSVHSMNMGSLDLCGNENYVSFDESIARPTAR